From Apilactobacillus bombintestini:
TGGCATCGTAGCCGATACTTCTAAAACGGTTTATGACACTACTGGACAAATCAAGTTAGAAGCTACTGATTCTGATTCCGATCAAACCAGTCGTCTATTAACTTTAAGTCCCGAAAGCAAAGGAAAAATTGATCCTATTTTACTAATTGATAATCACGATGTGGTAGCGGGACACGCTGCCAGTGTGGGAAAAGTTAACCCTTCGCAATTATATTATTTAAAAACTAGAGGAATTGATGCCAAAACGGCTCGTTTCTTATTAACTCGCGGTTTCTTAACCCCACTAATCGAAAAATTCCCTGACAAATCGATTCAAAAACATCTATTACACAATTTAGAGGAGCGTATTCATGGATAATTTACACGTCCGTCATCATTTTCCCGTTTTCAATAAACAAAATGCTGACATGATTTATTTTGATAACGCTGCAACTACGCAAAAGCCCCGTTACGTCATTGATACCATTAGCGACTATTACGTAAATCACAATTTTAATGTTCATCGCAGTGTCTATTCTGACGCTGGCGAAACCACCGCACGATTTGAAAAAGCACGACAACATGTTGCTGAATTTATTAATGCTGCTTCACCCCAACAGATAGTTTTTACTTCTGGTACTACCGACAGTATTAACCTAATCGCTAACGGATATTACGCTAATCATTTACAAGCTGGCGACGAAATCGTGGTTTCCATTGCCGAACACCACAGTAATTTGTTGCCTTGGCAACGATTAGCTAAGAAAAACGGCGCTACTTTGCGTTTCATCCCCTTAACTGATGATGCTACTTTAGACCTCACAGCAGCTAAAAAAATCATTTCCGATAAAACTAAATTAGTTGCTGTTACCTGGGTATCTAATGTATTAGGTGATATTAGTCCTATCGCCGATCTAACTGAATTAGCCCATCAACATGGTGCCGATATTTTAGTTGACGGTGCACAAGCTGCCCCTGAATTGCCTATCGATGTAGAAAAAATTCCTATGGACTGGTTAGCTTTTTCCGGTCATAAGATGCTAGCCCCTACTGGCATCGGAATTTTATACGGCAAAACTTCGCTACTAGAAAATATGAACAGTCCTCGATTAGGTGGCGAAATGATTGAATCCGTTTCTACTACTTCCTACAAACCTAAAGAGCTTCCCTACCGTCTAGAAGCTGGTACGCCCAACATTGAAGGCGTTATTGGCCTAGACGCGGCTCTTTTATATTTAGAAGAATTAGAAATGCCGAAAGTTAAAACCCATTGTCAAAAACTGGGTCAGTATTTATACGATGAATTAGATCAACTAGACGGCGTTACCGTTTACGGTCCTAAGCTACGTGAAACGGGAATTGTCGCCTTTAACGTCGACGGTATTCATCCCCATGATGCTGCTACTTTCTTGGATGCCAAACACATTGATGTTCGTGCGGGACAGCACTGTGCCGAACCGCTAACTCATCAATTAGGCGTTAATGCTACATTGCGTGCCAGTTTATACATTTACAACACTAGAAGTGAATGTAAACGATTAGTCGATTCTATTAAAGAAATGAAGGAATTTTTCCATGGATTTAACTAGTATTTACCAACGCATTATTTTACAAAAAGCTCAAGAATGTCCTAATTCCCACGAAGTTACGGGTGGAGTTCACCTCACCAATCCCACATGTGGTGATGATATCAAGATTACTGCTGACATTTCCCGTAACCAACTAACTAACTTACGAGTGGCATGCGACGGCTGCATAATTTGTAAAGGTGCGACTGCAATGATGCTAGAAGCCATTGAAAATTTATCGACTGATGAAATCAACCAATTAGTATTAAACATGTCTAAAATGATGACGCACGAAGATTTCGATGATCAACTATTAGGTGATTTAGTTGCTTTTCAAGCGGTAGTTAAATTACCTATTCGGATTAAATGCGCCATGTTACCTTTTAAAGCTATTTATCAATTAATTAACGGAGATGATACCCATCGATAAATCCATCGAACATTTAAATGATGATTACGAATACGGGTTTAAAGATGATGTTAAACCCATTTATTCCACTGGTGACGGATTAACAGAAGACATTGTCCGTGAAATCTCAGCGCAAAAACATGAGCCTAAATGGATGTTAGATATTCGTTTACGTGCTTTTAAAATCTTTAAAAAACTTCCTATGCCCGACTTTGGCCCTGATTTATCTGATCTAGACCTAAGCAAAATCAGATATTTCCAACGTGCCACTGATTCGGTGTCTCGTAGTTGGGACGATGTTCCTGACGACATTAAAAATACTTTTGAACGTATTGGAGTTCCCGAAGCTGAACGTAAATATTTAGCGGGTGCCGAAGCTCAATACGAATCCGAAGCTGTTTATGCTAACATCAAAAAAGAATTCGCTGAAATGGGAATTATTTTCTGTGATACCGATACGGCATTGCAAGAACATCCCGATTTAGTAAAAGAATACTTCGGAAAATTAGTTACTCCTCAAATGAATAAATTCGCCGCTTTAAATACGGCAGTTTGGTCCGGGGGAGTATTCTTATACGTACCTAAAGGCGTCCACGCCAAAATCCCTATCCAAGCATTCTTTAGAATCAATGCTGGTCGTACCGGTCAATTCGAAAGAACTTTAATTATCGTCGATGAAGACGCCAGTGT
This genomic window contains:
- the sufU gene encoding Fe-S cluster assembly sulfur transfer protein SufU, coding for MDLTSIYQRIILQKAQECPNSHEVTGGVHLTNPTCGDDIKITADISRNQLTNLRVACDGCIICKGATAMMLEAIENLSTDEINQLVLNMSKMMTHEDFDDQLLGDLVAFQAVVKLPIRIKCAMLPFKAIYQLINGDDTHR
- a CDS encoding aminotransferase class V-fold PLP-dependent enzyme → MDNLHVRHHFPVFNKQNADMIYFDNAATTQKPRYVIDTISDYYVNHNFNVHRSVYSDAGETTARFEKARQHVAEFINAASPQQIVFTSGTTDSINLIANGYYANHLQAGDEIVVSIAEHHSNLLPWQRLAKKNGATLRFIPLTDDATLDLTAAKKIISDKTKLVAVTWVSNVLGDISPIADLTELAHQHGADILVDGAQAAPELPIDVEKIPMDWLAFSGHKMLAPTGIGILYGKTSLLENMNSPRLGGEMIESVSTTSYKPKELPYRLEAGTPNIEGVIGLDAALLYLEELEMPKVKTHCQKLGQYLYDELDQLDGVTVYGPKLRETGIVAFNVDGIHPHDAATFLDAKHIDVRAGQHCAEPLTHQLGVNATLRASLYIYNTRSECKRLVDSIKEMKEFFHGFN